One genomic region from Campylobacter sp. RM5004 encodes:
- a CDS encoding SDR family NAD(P)-dependent oxidoreductase encodes MVILITGVAGYIGSATATRFLEAGHKVIGIDNLSGKNKKAIKNIKKYYEIDFYEVDISNGNALEDVVSRFKIDMVFHFAASTNENFSKKDNLTFYENNIINLFKVLKVMKKHKINNLIYPSSIFAKIGLENTNDAYVKTKILAENMIRDYANTNPDFSYAILRYCNIAGYYSKIFLGEFEHYSIIKNVARLACGKAELGRDFIYDENYHFVHIDDVVNINLKIANELHEKRQNICTTIASKESISVKELVALVEKLSKKDINITIALKNEHKHEEKFCNYLEYELEYSIEDICKNQLEHEARF; translated from the coding sequence GTGGTTATATTAATAACAGGAGTTGCAGGATATATTGGTTCAGCTACTGCAACTAGGTTTTTAGAAGCTGGTCATAAGGTTATTGGAATTGATAATTTAAGTGGAAAAAATAAAAAAGCTATTAAAAATATTAAAAAATATTATGAAATAGATTTTTATGAAGTTGATATTTCAAATGGCAATGCTTTAGAAGATGTTGTAAGTAGATTTAAAATAGATATGGTTTTTCATTTTGCAGCAAGCACTAATGAAAACTTTAGCAAAAAAGACAATCTAACATTTTATGAAAACAATATCATAAATCTTTTTAAAGTTTTAAAGGTTATGAAAAAGCATAAGATTAATAATTTAATCTATCCATCAAGTATATTTGCAAAAATAGGCTTAGAGAATACAAATGATGCTTATGTTAAAACAAAGATTTTAGCAGAAAATATGATTCGTGATTATGCGAATACTAATCCTGATTTTTCTTATGCAATTTTAAGATATTGCAATATCGCTGGATATTATTCTAAGATATTTTTAGGAGAATTCGAGCATTATTCAATAATTAAAAATGTTGCAAGGCTTGCTTGTGGAAAAGCTGAATTGGGTCGTGATTTTATTTATGATGAGAATTATCATTTCGTTCATATTGATGATGTTGTAAATATTAATCTAAAAATTGCTAATGAATTGCACGAAAAAAGACAAAATATATGCACCACTATTGCAAGTAAAGAAAGTATAAGCGTAAAAGAATTAGTAGCTTTAGTAGAAAAGCTAAGCAAAAAAGACATAAATATAACAATAGCTTTAAAAAATGAGCATAAGCATGAAGAAAAATTTTGCAATTATTTAGAGTATGAATTAGAGTATTCTATTGAAGATATTTGCAAAAATCAATTAGAGCACGAAGCTAGGTTTTAA
- the hemC gene encoding hydroxymethylbilane synthase: MKIATRKSLLALWQSEYVKEELLKIEPNLNIELLELSTKGDVILDTPLAKIGGKNLFIKELENAMYDGLAQISVHSLKDVGASLAYDFKLASICKREVVNDVVVFRGNEKSLSELKQGAKIGTTSLRRQMQLRLIRDDFSIHSLRGNLQTRLKKLKDGEFDAIVLAYAGLKRLNLLDDLNYEILDTKIMIPSAGQGAVAIESINDEKVLNLVSKLNCETTALLCKIERDFTATLNGGCGAPIGINASMINDDLICVNAIVGLIDASKIIKMQRKISKKEASDFGVVLAKEFIKYGALDLLKENEELLKEML, translated from the coding sequence ATGAAAATAGCTACTAGAAAATCATTACTTGCTTTATGGCAAAGTGAATATGTAAAAGAAGAATTATTAAAAATTGAGCCAAATCTTAATATAGAATTATTAGAACTTAGCACTAAAGGAGATGTGATTTTGGATACTCCTTTGGCAAAAATAGGTGGCAAAAATCTATTTATAAAAGAATTAGAAAACGCTATGTATGATGGACTTGCTCAAATTAGCGTTCATTCTTTAAAAGATGTAGGAGCAAGTTTAGCTTATGATTTTAAGCTTGCAAGTATATGTAAAAGAGAAGTGGTAAATGATGTTGTAGTTTTTCGTGGAAATGAAAAATCATTAAGCGAGTTAAAACAAGGTGCAAAAATAGGCACAACAAGTCTTCGCCGCCAAATGCAACTAAGACTTATTAGAGATGATTTTTCTATACATTCATTAAGGGGAAACCTACAAACAAGACTTAAAAAGCTAAAAGATGGCGAATTTGATGCGATAGTTTTAGCTTATGCAGGACTTAAAAGGCTAAATCTTTTAGATGATTTAAATTATGAAATTTTAGATACTAAAATAATGATACCTTCAGCAGGGCAAGGTGCAGTTGCGATTGAAAGTATTAATGATGAAAAGGTTCTTAATTTGGTTTCAAAACTAAATTGTGAAACGACAGCTTTACTTTGCAAGATTGAAAGAGATTTTACAGCTACTTTAAATGGGGGTTGTGGTGCTCCTATTGGAATTAATGCTTCTATGATAAATGATGATTTAATATGCGTAAATGCAATTGTAGGCTTAATTGATGCTAGTAAAATCATCAAAATGCAAAGAAAAATAAGCAAAAAAGAAGCAAGTGATTTTGGGGTTGTTTTAGCAAAAGAGTTTATAAAATACGGAGCACTTGATTTATTAAAAGAAAATGAAGAATTATTAAAAGAAATGCTATGA
- the gpmI gene encoding 2,3-bisphosphoglycerate-independent phosphoglycerate mutase, whose product MQKCILVITDGIGLNDRLEYNSFHHAKKPNYDYLNINAQFCRLKTSGNAVGLPNGVMGNSEVGHMSIGSGRVIYQNLVRIDNAIKDKSLENNKTLKDFLSKFKNIHIIGLYSDGGVHSSHIHFNEIAKIASVKNNVYMHLISDGRDVLPSSFKDFYKNNPSFIKPSSISGRFYAMDRDNNLDRTNEYINMLFSSANESNLEDLINNSYENKIYDEFIKPKNLGFSGINKDDGVIIINFRSDRARQIASELKNRLSKEQVLCMCEYDEKLELSVIFPKIDIKNTLAEVISQNNLIQFHTAETEKYAHVSFFFNGGVEKEFKNEKRSLIPSPKVKSYDELPQMSAYKVCDEVLKAMNEEFHFIVVNFANGDMVGHTGNYEACIKAVECVDECLGKIIKTCKEKDYAMILTSDHGNCEDMMDTHGNILTNHTTYDVGCWFYNYHKNVKLNDGSLANIAASVLKILDIKKPDEMDEALF is encoded by the coding sequence ATGCAAAAATGTATATTAGTAATAACCGATGGAATAGGCTTAAACGATAGATTAGAATACAATTCATTTCATCATGCAAAAAAACCAAATTATGATTATTTAAATATTAACGCTCAGTTTTGTAGATTAAAAACTAGTGGCAATGCAGTAGGACTTCCTAACGGGGTTATGGGAAATAGCGAAGTTGGTCACATGAGTATAGGAAGTGGTAGAGTAATTTATCAAAATCTTGTAAGAATTGATAATGCTATAAAAGATAAAAGCTTAGAAAATAACAAAACCTTAAAAGACTTTTTAAGTAAATTTAAAAACATTCACATAATAGGCTTGTATAGTGATGGCGGAGTTCATTCAAGCCATATTCATTTTAATGAAATAGCAAAAATTGCAAGTGTTAAAAATAATGTTTATATGCACTTAATAAGCGATGGAAGAGATGTTTTGCCAAGCTCTTTTAAAGATTTTTATAAAAACAATCCAAGTTTTATAAAACCAAGCAGTATTTCAGGTAGATTTTATGCAATGGATAGAGATAATAATCTTGATAGAACAAATGAATATATAAATATGCTATTTTCAAGCGCAAATGAAAGCAATTTAGAAGATTTAATTAATAATTCTTATGAGAATAAAATCTATGATGAGTTTATAAAACCAAAGAATTTAGGCTTTAGTGGGATTAATAAAGATGATGGAGTAATTATTATAAATTTTAGAAGCGATAGAGCAAGACAGATTGCAAGTGAGCTTAAAAATCGCCTAAGTAAAGAACAAGTTTTATGTATGTGTGAATACGATGAAAAACTTGAGCTTAGTGTTATTTTTCCAAAAATTGATATAAAAAATACTCTTGCAGAAGTAATTAGCCAAAATAATCTTATACAATTTCACACAGCAGAAACTGAAAAATACGCTCATGTTAGCTTTTTCTTTAATGGCGGAGTTGAGAAAGAATTTAAAAACGAAAAACGCTCACTAATCCCAAGCCCAAAGGTTAAAAGCTATGATGAATTACCACAAATGAGTGCTTATAAAGTTTGTGATGAAGTATTAAAAGCAATGAATGAAGAGTTTCATTTCATAGTTGTAAATTTTGCAAATGGCGATATGGTAGGTCATACAGGAAATTATGAAGCTTGTATTAAAGCAGTTGAGTGTGTGGATGAGTGTTTAGGTAAGATTATAAAAACTTGCAAAGAAAAAGATTATGCAATGATTTTAACCTCTGATCATGGAAACTGCGAAGATATGATGGATACTCATGGAAATATTCTAACAAATCACACTACTTATGATGTTGGCTGTTGGTTTTATAATTACCATAAAAATGTGAAATTAAACGATGGTAGCTTAGCAAATATTGCTGCAAGTGTGCTAAAAATACTTGATATTAAAAAACCTGATGAAATGGATGAAGCTTTATTTTAA
- a CDS encoding helix-turn-helix transcriptional regulator — MHYDEPVFLISVVSKQLNIHPQTLRQYEREGLIEPNRTCGKVRMYSQRDVDRIKLILRFTRDLGVNLAGVSIILELKNQIADYEEMLNNLKEKPKKNALIKQNQKYDVIFYDDKGSS, encoded by the coding sequence ATGCATTATGATGAGCCGGTTTTTTTAATCTCAGTTGTATCAAAACAATTAAACATTCATCCACAAACTCTAAGACAATACGAAAGAGAAGGTTTGATTGAGCCAAATAGAACCTGTGGTAAGGTTAGAATGTATTCTCAAAGAGATGTGGATAGAATTAAATTAATTTTAAGATTTACAAGGGATTTAGGGGTAAATTTAGCAGGGGTTAGCATTATTTTAGAACTTAAAAATCAAATAGCAGATTATGAAGAAATGCTTAATAATTTAAAAGAAAAACCTAAAAAGAATGCTTTAATAAAACAAAATCAAAAATATGATGTAATCTTTTATGATGATAAAGGCAGTAGTTAA
- the citD gene encoding citrate lyase acyl carrier protein, with translation MITTVASAGSLESGDVLISISPANVGRKIELNSSVYKQFGEDILKSVNEILDEYEVKNATIKIEDKGALDLVIRARLKTAIFRASLKDYNWENELC, from the coding sequence ATGATTACAACCGTTGCTAGTGCAGGTTCGCTTGAATCAGGCGATGTTTTAATTAGTATAAGTCCAGCAAATGTTGGAAGAAAGATTGAGCTAAATTCAAGTGTTTATAAACAATTTGGCGAAGATATTTTAAAAAGTGTTAATGAAATCTTAGATGAATACGAAGTAAAAAACGCAACAATTAAGATTGAAGATAAAGGAGCGCTTGATTTAGTAATCCGTGCAAGGCTTAAAACTGCAATTTTTAGAGCTAGTTTAAAAGATTATAATTGGGAGAATGAATTATGCTAA
- a CDS encoding cation:proton antiporter: MQAFLEIFLITSAIAIILNVVLKKFSIPTIIGYIATGFIIEEVFFVTASEQLSHIAEFGIVFLMFTIGLEFSIKHLLTMKTDVFVNGALQMGICGIVFAVILHHAFGIKDDIALIIGFTISLSSTAIVLKILNENQDINQRYGRKALGILLFQDIAVIPLLLMIDIFNQDGVAISTLVIKTLISAFIVLLLLFLIGKYIYSKVLYFVLKTNSQEIFIATILFTVVGASFLASFFGFSYSLGAFIAGMMIAETEFKHQIEADLIPFRDLLLGFFFITVGLQINIDVIIKYWYVIIALTIGIMLIKTLCIFLLLSIKSTKSDALKTALSVSQIGEFALAIFTLLVANKMLDSNTAQMLTLAVILSMILSPFILKNIKTLASITNDEIITVAPKIEAMSGHFVIFGYGSLGQEVVLRLKNQGIPYIVLENDMSLVELGQSRAENVYYASAEQTASFDNASIKTSAAVIVTISNEQVLEVVSKKILDYDPNANVIIRINKDEYKIFEDLGENIKMVKEEKVIARTLLQEALVCRIKQQS, encoded by the coding sequence ATGCAGGCTTTTTTAGAAATATTTTTAATAACAAGTGCTATTGCAATCATTTTAAATGTAGTGCTTAAAAAATTTAGCATACCTACAATAATAGGTTATATTGCAACAGGTTTTATTATTGAAGAAGTATTTTTTGTAACTGCATCAGAACAGCTAAGCCATATTGCAGAATTTGGAATAGTGTTTTTGATGTTTACAATAGGGCTTGAGTTTTCCATAAAGCATCTTCTTACTATGAAAACTGATGTTTTTGTAAATGGTGCTTTACAAATGGGAATTTGTGGGATAGTATTTGCTGTTATCTTACATCATGCCTTTGGGATTAAAGATGATATTGCTTTAATTATAGGTTTTACTATTTCGCTCTCATCAACTGCAATTGTTTTAAAAATCTTAAATGAAAATCAAGACATAAACCAACGCTATGGAAGAAAAGCTTTAGGAATATTATTATTTCAAGATATTGCAGTAATTCCACTACTACTAATGATAGATATATTTAATCAAGACGGAGTTGCTATTAGCACACTTGTTATAAAGACTTTAATATCAGCTTTTATTGTTTTGTTATTATTATTTTTAATAGGAAAATATATTTATAGCAAGGTGCTTTATTTTGTATTAAAGACTAATTCTCAAGAGATTTTTATAGCTACGATTTTATTTACCGTTGTAGGTGCTTCTTTTTTAGCTTCGTTTTTTGGCTTTTCGTATTCGCTTGGAGCGTTTATTGCTGGAATGATGATAGCTGAAACTGAGTTTAAACACCAAATTGAAGCTGACTTAATACCTTTTAGAGACCTTTTATTAGGATTTTTCTTTATTACGGTTGGACTTCAAATAAATATAGATGTAATTATAAAATACTGGTATGTAATCATAGCTCTTACAATAGGAATTATGCTTATTAAGACTTTATGTATATTTTTATTATTAAGCATTAAAAGCACTAAAAGTGATGCCTTAAAAACTGCTTTAAGTGTTAGTCAAATAGGAGAATTTGCATTAGCTATATTTACTTTATTAGTTGCTAATAAAATGCTTGATTCAAATACAGCTCAAATGCTAACACTTGCAGTAATTTTAAGTATGATTTTATCTCCATTTATCTTAAAAAATATCAAAACTCTAGCAAGTATTACAAATGATGAAATAATCACAGTTGCTCCTAAAATAGAAGCAATGAGCGGACATTTTGTAATTTTTGGATATGGATCTTTAGGTCAAGAAGTTGTATTAAGACTTAAAAATCAAGGCATTCCTTATATTGTTTTAGAAAATGATATGAGCTTGGTTGAATTAGGTCAAAGTAGAGCAGAGAATGTTTATTATGCAAGTGCAGAACAAACAGCAAGCTTTGATAATGCAAGTATTAAAACAAGTGCTGCAGTAATTGTAACTATTTCAAACGAACAAGTTTTAGAAGTAGTAAGTAAAAAAATACTAGATTATGACCCAAATGCTAATGTAATCATTAGAATTAATAAAGATGAGTATAAGATATTTGAAGATTTAGGTGAAAATATCAAAATGGTAAAAGAAGAAAAAGTAATAGCAAGAACGCTTTTACAAGAAGCGTTAGTTTGCAGAATAAAACAACAATCTTAA
- a CDS encoding DnaJ domain-containing protein, translating to MNIFLILIIILGIIGFITGKGIIRTIFSFFAIAIGTIITAILGLIGAILLPFFFKGNILNNQFSQMKGGYAEYLVALIAKIAKLDGVISPKEAEFIKLILDKNSYNLVERERLKQVFKDAKENPENYKLVAQELKNNFTLNKHEKLNIMQSLLFCASIDGFSERKVSALKEIAEIFEVSNEFAQFINFGNNTRKNKQSIKDPYKVLELSPNASLVEVKAAYRRLAKKYHPDILNTKNLSEDELRAGIEKFHEINEAYEILKEKLS from the coding sequence TTGAATATATTTTTAATATTAATAATAATTTTAGGCATTATTGGATTTATTACTGGTAAAGGTATTATTAGAACTATCTTTTCATTTTTTGCTATTGCAATTGGCACTATTATAACTGCTATTTTAGGGCTTATTGGAGCGATATTGCTACCATTTTTCTTCAAAGGAAATATTTTAAATAATCAATTTAGCCAAATGAAAGGCGGATATGCTGAATATTTAGTAGCTTTAATTGCAAAGATTGCAAAGCTAGATGGCGTAATATCTCCTAAAGAAGCTGAGTTTATAAAGCTAATCTTAGATAAAAATTCATATAATTTAGTTGAGCGTGAAAGATTAAAACAAGTTTTTAAAGACGCTAAAGAAAATCCAGAAAATTACAAACTTGTAGCACAAGAACTTAAAAATAATTTTACTCTTAATAAACACGAAAAGCTAAATATTATGCAAAGCTTACTTTTTTGTGCGAGTATTGATGGCTTTAGCGAAAGAAAGGTTTCAGCCTTAAAAGAGATTGCAGAAATTTTTGAAGTTTCAAATGAATTTGCACAATTTATTAATTTTGGTAACAATACGCGAAAAAATAAGCAAAGTATAAAAGATCCTTATAAGGTCTTAGAATTAAGTCCAAATGCAAGCTTAGTAGAAGTAAAAGCAGCATATAGAAGACTTGCGAAAAAATATCATCCTGATATACTAAATACAAAAAATCTTAGTGAAGATGAATTAAGAGCAGGTATAGAAAAGTTTCATGAAATAAATGAAGCTTATGAAATTTTAAAAGAAAAATTGAGTTAA
- the citF gene encoding citrate lyase subunit alpha, whose translation MFKLNAVNRKIPNKIENYKDVVVYSGELKQPKERKIGAAIRVGKKQDKITQDLKDAIIKSGLKDGMTISFHHHFRSGDYIVNLVLDEIAKLGIKNICVAASSLSTCHKPLIEHIKNGVVTSLQTSGLRDPLGSFISQGGLKTPVIIRSHGGRARAIEDGSLKIDVAFIGAPSCDKFGNINGYTGKSACGSLGYAKVDAMYANKVVAITDNLVDGINLPASIDQTMVDYVCEIESIGDPKGIVSGAIRFNDNPRDILIAQNALKCILASGLFKNGFSFQTGAAGASLAVTKLLKDEMIKHNVKASLGLGGITGALVDLHESGLMDALFDTQSFDLDAVSSLAKNPKHYEISASFYANPNLVTPAVNQLDFVMLGALEIDTSFNVNVITTSTGVINQAIGGHQDTAEGAKISMILAPLIRARIPIIVDSVSTVCTPGANVDVVCTDYGIAVNPKRTDLIENFTKAGIKLYTIEELKEMAENITGKPASIKFGDEIVGVVEYRDGSVLDVIYKSL comes from the coding sequence ATGTTTAAATTAAACGCAGTAAATAGAAAAATCCCAAATAAAATAGAAAATTATAAAGATGTAGTTGTATATAGTGGAGAGTTAAAACAACCTAAAGAGCGTAAAATCGGTGCAGCAATTAGAGTTGGTAAAAAACAAGATAAAATCACACAAGATTTAAAAGATGCGATAATTAAATCAGGGCTTAAAGATGGTATGACAATAAGCTTTCATCATCACTTTAGAAGTGGAGATTATATAGTAAATCTAGTTTTAGATGAGATTGCTAAGCTTGGTATTAAAAATATTTGTGTAGCTGCAAGTTCGCTTTCAACTTGCCATAAGCCTTTAATAGAGCATATTAAAAATGGCGTTGTTACAAGCTTGCAAACAAGTGGCTTAAGAGATCCATTAGGCTCGTTTATTTCTCAAGGTGGTTTAAAAACTCCTGTAATTATTCGCTCACATGGAGGCCGTGCAAGAGCTATTGAAGATGGTTCGCTTAAAATTGATGTAGCATTCATAGGAGCTCCAAGTTGCGATAAATTCGGCAATATCAATGGCTACACAGGAAAATCAGCTTGTGGAAGTTTAGGTTATGCTAAAGTTGATGCTATGTATGCAAATAAAGTTGTTGCAATTACTGATAATTTGGTTGATGGAATAAATCTTCCTGCAAGTATTGATCAAACTATGGTTGATTATGTTTGCGAGATTGAAAGTATCGGAGATCCAAAAGGAATAGTTTCAGGTGCAATTCGCTTTAATGATAATCCAAGAGATATTTTAATTGCTCAAAATGCTTTAAAATGTATTTTAGCTTCAGGTTTATTTAAAAATGGCTTTAGCTTTCAAACAGGAGCTGCAGGTGCTAGCTTAGCTGTTACAAAACTTTTAAAAGATGAGATGATTAAGCATAATGTAAAGGCAAGCTTAGGCTTAGGTGGAATTACAGGGGCTTTAGTTGATTTGCATGAAAGTGGTTTAATGGACGCACTTTTTGATACTCAAAGCTTTGATTTAGATGCAGTAAGCTCACTTGCAAAAAATCCTAAGCATTATGAGATTTCAGCTTCATTTTATGCAAACCCAAATTTAGTAACACCAGCAGTAAATCAGCTTGATTTTGTAATGTTAGGAGCTTTAGAAATTGATACAAGCTTTAATGTAAATGTTATTACAACTTCAACAGGAGTGATAAATCAAGCAATAGGCGGACATCAAGATACAGCCGAAGGTGCAAAAATTTCAATGATATTAGCTCCTTTAATTCGTGCTAGAATTCCTATCATTGTAGATAGCGTTAGCACGGTTTGTACCCCAGGAGCAAATGTTGATGTGGTTTGTACGGATTATGGAATTGCTGTAAATCCAAAAAGAACTGATTTGATAGAAAACTTCACAAAAGCTGGTATTAAGCTATATACCATAGAAGAATTAAAAGAAATGGCAGAAAATATAACAGGCAAACCTGCTAGCATAAAATTTGGCGATGAAATCGTAGGCGTTGTAGAATATCGTGATGGCAGCGTTTTAGATGTAATTTATAAATCTTTATAA
- a CDS encoding DnaJ domain-containing protein, with product MKNYYEILGVKKDASTDAIKKAYRSLARKYHPDVNKDKGAEEKFKEITEAYEVLSDEKKRKAYDNPSFGGFNGFNGFSSGGFDGVDLGDIFSQFGFGGRSSGGFNSSSFNKPMQIELEISFLEAILGTTKSVNVRGMSFDIEIKSGIINNQEVSVSKNGVSLKAKIKITNSNEYERDGDDLTKDLEVPLKIALFGGKVPFDTPKEQGRKITIAANTKNGALLKAKGLGINNEYTKAKGDLYLRVKVILPDINTLDEKLVKALKEYL from the coding sequence ATGAAAAATTATTACGAAATATTAGGCGTTAAAAAAGACGCTAGCACAGATGCAATCAAAAAAGCTTATAGAAGTCTTGCAAGAAAATATCATCCTGATGTTAATAAAGATAAGGGTGCGGAAGAAAAATTTAAAGAAATCACAGAAGCTTATGAAGTCTTAAGCGATGAGAAGAAAAGAAAAGCCTATGATAATCCTTCTTTTGGTGGATTTAATGGTTTTAACGGATTTAGCTCAGGTGGTTTTGATGGGGTTGATTTAGGAGATATATTTTCTCAATTTGGCTTTGGCGGTAGAAGTAGCGGCGGATTTAATTCAAGTTCGTTTAATAAACCTATGCAAATTGAATTAGAAATAAGCTTTCTTGAAGCTATTTTAGGAACTACAAAAAGCGTTAATGTAAGAGGAATGAGCTTTGATATTGAGATTAAATCAGGCATTATAAATAATCAAGAAGTCTCAGTTAGTAAAAACGGAGTTAGTCTAAAAGCAAAAATAAAAATAACAAATAGCAATGAATACGAAAGAGATGGAGATGATTTAACAAAAGATTTAGAAGTGCCTTTAAAAATAGCTTTATTTGGTGGAAAAGTGCCATTTGACACTCCAAAGGAGCAAGGTAGAAAAATAACAATCGCAGCAAATACAAAAAATGGTGCTTTATTAAAAGCTAAAGGTTTGGGTATAAATAACGAATACACAAAGGCTAAGGGTGATTTATATTTAAGGGTTAAGGTTATTTTACCTGATATTAACACTCTTGATGAAAAATTAGTAAAAGCTTTAAAAGAATATTTATAA
- a CDS encoding aldolase/citrate lyase family protein, producing MLNKDRLRRSMMFLPGNAPAKLIDAHIYGSDSIMIDLEDAVSISAKDAARMLTYETLKKINYGTTEVVVRINALNSPYGRDDVIAMVSAGVDVIRLPKTDNANEVKEVDELISEIEYKLNRPKKTLILAAIESASGVINACEIAKASDRLMGIALGAEDYVTNLKTTRSKHAMELYYAREQIVHAARSNDLYCFDTVFSDIKDKAAFAEEVQFIKDLGFDGKSVIHPSQIKIVHDIYAPKEKEIINAIKVVNAAKEAEKNNIGVISVDGKMVDRPIIIRALRVIELAKASGLYKEEF from the coding sequence ATGCTAAATAAAGATAGATTAAGAAGAAGTATGATGTTCTTACCAGGCAATGCACCTGCTAAGCTAATTGATGCACATATTTATGGAAGTGATTCAATTATGATTGACTTAGAAGATGCTGTAAGTATTTCAGCAAAAGACGCTGCTAGAATGCTAACTTATGAAACTCTAAAAAAGATTAACTATGGCACAACAGAAGTAGTAGTTAGAATAAATGCTCTTAATTCTCCTTATGGAAGAGATGATGTAATTGCTATGGTTAGTGCAGGGGTTGATGTTATTAGACTTCCAAAAACCGATAATGCAAACGAAGTAAAAGAAGTAGATGAATTAATAAGCGAAATTGAATATAAATTAAATCGTCCTAAAAAAACACTAATCCTAGCAGCAATTGAGAGTGCTAGTGGGGTAATTAATGCTTGCGAGATTGCAAAGGCAAGTGATAGATTAATGGGGATTGCTTTAGGTGCTGAAGATTATGTAACAAATCTAAAAACAACTAGAAGCAAACACGCAATGGAGCTTTATTATGCAAGAGAGCAAATCGTTCATGCTGCAAGAAGTAATGATTTGTATTGCTTTGATACCGTTTTTTCAGATATTAAAGATAAGGCTGCTTTTGCTGAAGAAGTGCAATTTATTAAAGATTTAGGATTTGATGGAAAGTCAGTAATTCATCCTAGTCAAATTAAAATCGTTCATGATATTTATGCTCCAAAAGAAAAAGAAATAATAAACGCAATAAAAGTTGTAAATGCAGCTAAAGAAGCTGAAAAGAACAATATTGGAGTAATTTCAGTAGATGGAAAAATGGTTGATAGACCAATAATTATAAGAGCTTTAAGAGTAATTGAACTAGCAAAAGCTAGCGGGCTTTATAAGGAGGAGTTTTAA
- the citC gene encoding [citrate (pro-3S)-lyase] ligase — MFRYLLLKYEKENLIKFLKEFDLRYEEDIEYALVYEENDEIKACACISGNIVKCIAIDKSLQGNNFSATLLSQIADKLRELNINEYFIFTKPCNAKIFSNLGLYLLCKTPDIALFENTKLNYEKYKFDLEKHYKKANKIGAIVMNLNPMSKGHLYLIKEALKQCDILHIFILSEDLSMFSTDARIQIAKNELKEYKNIIIHESKNYIISKATFPTYFLKDSADINEVYSRLDITLFATKIAPILGINIRFFGSEPNDKITNDYNEKAKEILKEFEIGFCEVPRLEINNEVVSASRIRKIILNDKDYLNNEELQLLCTNSTYEYLKNNLITKN; from the coding sequence ATGTTTAGATATTTATTACTAAAGTATGAAAAAGAAAATTTAATAAAATTTTTAAAAGAATTTGATTTAAGATATGAAGAAGATATAGAATATGCTTTAGTTTATGAAGAAAACGACGAGATAAAAGCTTGCGCTTGTATAAGTGGCAATATAGTAAAATGTATTGCCATTGATAAATCTTTGCAAGGCAATAATTTTAGTGCAACACTGCTTAGCCAAATTGCTGATAAATTAAGAGAGCTTAATATAAATGAATATTTTATATTTACAAAGCCATGTAATGCTAAGATATTTTCAAATTTAGGGCTTTATTTATTATGCAAAACTCCTGATATTGCTCTTTTTGAAAATACTAAGCTAAATTACGAAAAGTATAAATTTGATTTAGAAAAGCATTACAAAAAAGCTAATAAAATAGGTGCAATTGTAATGAATTTAAATCCTATGAGTAAGGGGCATTTGTATTTAATAAAAGAAGCTTTAAAGCAATGCGATATTTTACATATATTTATTTTAAGTGAAGATTTAAGTATGTTTAGCACTGATGCAAGAATACAGATTGCTAAAAACGAGCTAAAAGAATATAAAAATATAATAATTCACGAAAGCAAAAATTACATAATCTCAAAAGCTACATTTCCTACATATTTTTTAAAAGATAGTGCTGATATAAATGAAGTTTATTCAAGACTTGATATAACTTTATTTGCTACAAAAATAGCACCTATTTTAGGAATAAACATTAGATTTTTTGGAAGTGAGCCAAACGATAAAATTACAAATGATTATAATGAAAAAGCAAAAGAAATTTTAAAAGAATTTGAAATAGGATTTTGCGAAGTGCCAAGACTTGAAATTAATAATGAAGTAGTAAGTGCTAGTAGAATTAGGAAAATTATTTTAAATGATAAGGATTATTTAAATAATGAAGAGTTACAATTGCTCTGCACAAATTCAACTTATGAATATTTAAAAAATAATTTAATAACTAAAAATTAA